A region from the Eublepharis macularius isolate TG4126 chromosome 13, MPM_Emac_v1.0, whole genome shotgun sequence genome encodes:
- the CMKLR1 gene encoding chemerin-like receptor 1, producing the protein MDSEPGTSTQQVIDVFFTTMISPNNFSEDDYYGSDHEYTFTEEVYKKDSMHDLKTIARILTVSIYSITCLLGLVGNGLVIGIITFKMKKSVNAIWFLNLAAADFLFNIFLPLTISYTALGFHWVFGRGMCKVNSFLLILNMYTSVFLLTTISIDRCISVVFPVWSQNHRNPKSACLLSPLIWLLGCLMSSPSLVFRDTTQLYTGNTICFNNYYLPNSPNDRPLHDMRLTTVNVTRFLAGFVMPMTIITSCYVIIIFRLRRNRLAKSKRPLRIIVAIIMTFFLCWCPYHVFNLLETQHSSALRPALEIGTPIVTAIAVANSCMNPILYVFMGQDFKKFKMTVLSRLANALSEDTVHSSLPRRSFTKASSMTEKETILL; encoded by the coding sequence GTCATAGATGTATTCTTCACTACAATGATAAGCCCAAATAATTTTTCCGAGGATGACTATTATGGCTCTGATCATGAATACACCTTCACTGAAGAGGTCTATAAAAAAGATTCAATGCATGACTTAAAGACTATCGCTCGAATTCTCACCGTTTCCATATACAGCATCACTTGCCTCCTGGGCTTAGTGGGAAATGGACTGGTCATCGGAATCATCACGTTCAAGATGAAGAAGTCAGTCAATGCAATCTGGTTCCTCAACTTGGCGGCGGCTGACTTCCTCTTCAACATCTTCCTGCCGCTGACGATCAGCTACACGGCCTTGGGCTTCCACTGGGTGTTTGGCAGAGGCATGTGCAAAGTCAACTCCTTCCTCCTCATTCTCAACATGTACACCAGTGTGTTCTTGTTAACTACCATCAGCATTGACCGCTGCATCTCGGTGGTTTTCCCAGTCTGGTCCCAAAACCACCGAAATCCTAAAAGCGCCTGCTTGTTGTCTCCCCTGATCTGGCTGCTTGGCTGTTTAATGAGTTCCCCCTCCCTTGTTTTTCGGGACACCACACAACTCTACACAGGCAACACCATTTGTTTTAACAATTACTATTTGCCCAACTCTCCAAACGATCGCCCTTTACATGACATGAGACTGACAACAGTGAACGTCACCAGGTTCCTGGCTGGGTTCGTCATGCCAATGACAATTATCACATCTTGTTATGTTATCATTATTTTCCGGCTAAGAAGGAACCGCCTTGCTAAGTCCAAAAGACCTTTAAGGATAATTGTTGCTATTATAATGACTTTCTTCTTATGCTGGTGCCCCTACCACgtcttcaacctgctggaaacGCAACACAGCTCGGCCTTAAGGCCCGCACTAGAGATCGGCACCCCTATTGTTACAGCGATTGCTGTTGCTAACAGTTGCATGAACCCCATTCTTTATGTTTTCATGGGCCAGGATTTCAAGAAGTTTAAGATGACTGTGCTGTCCAGGCTGGCCAATGCCCTGAGCGAGGACACCGTTCATTCCTCTCTCCCCCGAAGGAGCTTCACGAAAGCATCTTCCATGACAGAAAAGGAGACAATTTTACTCTGA